The genome window ACGCGCGCCGCACGAGGAATGGATGACGAGATGACGACCATCGACGCCGAGACCGCCGTGGCTCCGCTGGAGTTCGCGGTGACCAAGAACCTGACCGCCGCGACACCCGGTCGGGTCGCCGAGGTGCACGAGAACCCCGGATTCGGCGTGGTCTTCACCGACCACATGGTGGACATCTGCTGGTCCACGAAGGGCGGATGGCACCGTCCTCGCGTGCAGCCGTACGGACCGATCCCACTCGACCCTGCCGCATCCGTTCTGCACTACGCCCAGGAGATCTTCGAAGGCATCAAGGCCTACCGCCACGCCGACGGCTCGATCCACACCTTCCGTCCCGACCGCAACGCGGCGCGTCTGCAGGCCAGTGCCCGCCGACTCGCACTGCCCGAGCTGCCGACGGAATACTTCATCCAGTCGCTGCGCGAGATCATCGCCGTCGATGGCCGCTGGGTCCCGGCCGGCGAGGACCAGAGCCTGTACCTCCGCCCCTTCATGTTCGCCAAGGAGGCCTTCCTCGGTGTGCGGGCGGCGCAGAAGGTCGCGTACTACGTGATCGCGAGCCCTGCGGGCGCCTACTTCAGCGGTGGCGTGAAGCCCGTGCGGATCTGGCTCTCCGAGGACTACGCGCGTGCGGGCAAGGGCGGCACCGGCAAGGCCAAGACCGGCGGCAACTACGCGTCGAGCCTCTTGGCGCAGAGCGAGGCCTCGTCGAAGGGATGCGACCAGGTCGTGTTCCTCAACGAGGAGCGCAATGTCGAGGAGCTCGGCGGCATGAACGTGGTGTTCGTTTTCAA of Microbacterium sp. LWH13-1.2 contains these proteins:
- a CDS encoding branched-chain amino acid aminotransferase is translated as MTTIDAETAVAPLEFAVTKNLTAATPGRVAEVHENPGFGVVFTDHMVDICWSTKGGWHRPRVQPYGPIPLDPAASVLHYAQEIFEGIKAYRHADGSIHTFRPDRNAARLQASARRLALPELPTEYFIQSLREIIAVDGRWVPAGEDQSLYLRPFMFAKEAFLGVRAAQKVAYYVIASPAGAYFSGGVKPVRIWLSEDYARAGKGGTGKAKTGGNYASSLLAQSEASSKGCDQVVFLNEERNVEELGGMNVVFVFKDGRVVTPESDSILEGITRDSLLQLAEDRGYTVEKRPISIDEWRQGVASGDIVEVFACGTAAVVTPIGALVGEGFDEAQPLGELALSLREELTDIQYGRREDKHGWLLRLDA